A single window of Tamandua tetradactyla isolate mTamTet1 chromosome 25, mTamTet1.pri, whole genome shotgun sequence DNA harbors:
- the PERP gene encoding p53 apoptosis effector related to PMP-22 — translation MLRCGLACERCRWILPMLLLSAIPFDIIALAGRGWLQSSNHIETSSLWWRCMQEGGGSGSYEEGCLSLMEYAWGRAAAAMLFCGFIILVICFILSFFALCGPQMLVFLRVIGGLLALAAVFQIISLVIYPVKYTQTFRLHDNPGVTYIYNWAYGFGWAATIIELGCAFFFCCLPNYEDDLLGNAKPRYFYTSA, via the exons ATGCTGCGCTGCGGCCTGGCCTGCGAGCGCTGCCGCTGGATCCTGCCCATGCTGCTGCTCAGCGCCATCCCCTTCGACATCATCGCGCTGGCCGGCCGCGGCTGGCTGCAGTCGAGCAACCACATCGAGACGTCCTCGCTCTGGTGGCGATGTATGCAAGAGGGCGGCGGCAGCGGCTCCTACGAGGAGGGCTGCCTGAGCCTCATGGAGTACG CCTGGGGCAGAGCGGCGGCCGCCATGCTGTTCTGCGGCTTCATCATCCTGGTCATCTGCTTCATCCTGTCCTTCTTTGCCCTCTGTGGACCCCAGATGCTCGTCTTCCTGAGAGTGATCGGAGGGCTCCTGGCCCTGGCTG CTGTGTTCCAGATCATCTCGCTGGTCATTTACCCAGTAAAGTACACGCAGACCTTCAGACTCCATGACAACCCCGGTGTCACCTATATCTACAACTGGGCCTACGGCTTTGGGTGGGCGGCCACCATCATCGAGCTCGGCTGCGCCTTCTTCTTCTGCTGCCTCCCCAACTACGAGGACGACCTTCTGGGCAACGCCAAGCCCAGGTACTTCTACACGTCGGCCTGA